The nucleotide sequence TGCCTTTGTATGACCACTCCCCCCATACTTCGTCGTCCTGATATGCGGTCGCGGAGCCGTCGCGCAGGATTTCGATGCTGGGCGTTTTTGCCGCCGTGCCTGAGTGATACACATCGAACCACGGCGTGGTGAACGGGTAGTAGTAGCTGCACAGTGCAGACGTGACGATCTTCCATGAGCACTTATTCGTGCCGTCGTACGCCGCGCCGTCGTTGGCATAAATACCGGTGTCGACGGTCAACGAGCCGAACGCGTCGTGATATTGCAGGTGGTAGTGCTCGTCCCCGGCGGCGCAGTCATATAGCCATACGCGAGCAAAGCCGAGCGTGTTGTTGCCCGTCGACGACAGCGCAGTGACGCCGCTGCCGAGTTTGCAATTGGCAAAAACGACTTGCGACGGCTCTATTGTGTTCGGCGCGACGAGCGTGCCGGTTATGAGCGATAGATCGCAGCCCTCGAAGCGCAGCAGGTTGCCTGAGCGGTTGCCGACCAGAACGAGAGTGTCAGGAGCGGTGCCCGCCAGCGTTACGGCCTCGAACTCGCCAGCGCCGAACGGGCTGATCCCGACCGTCGTGGCGCCGAATGTGATTGTGCCGCCGCGCATGCGGGTGAAGCGGTTGGACTCAGAGCCGGATGTGCCTAGTTCGATTTTCGCGCTCGACCCCAGCCTCACATGACAATCTTCAAGCTCCGTATGCTGCCCGTCCGTTCCCGCCGTGCGAAACACGTCGCCGCCGGTGACTGCGAACTCCATCCCGCGGATGAAAATCTTATATGCGCCTGCGAGCGTGATCGATCTATTTGTCGATGTGTTGCCCACATAGCCGCCCCCGGCCTCCTGCGTTTGCAGCGTCGTCGGGGGCGTGCCGCTCGTTTTGTCCGCGGAGATAACGCGGACGTTGGCCGCGAATGTGTACGTCGTATCGACAGCGAGCACTTCGGCCGAGGTTGATGCGACGTAGATGATGTCGCCATCTACCGTCGCTGCGGCCACGGCTGCGGCGAACGTGGTGAAGGCGTTCGTCCAGTCGGCGCCCGTCCCGGCCCCGGCAGCAGACGCGTCATAATAGTACGGGCTAGCCATTGAGCAGCGCCTCTATTTCCGCGCTCGCAAGCTGCTGCTCTAGTTCTGTCGCATGCGCCTGCGCGAGTGCGGTAATATCATGCCCTCGCGCGGTCCACACGCGCATGTACTGCTGGTCGAGGTGATCTGTGTGCCGCTCAACAACGTCGATCACACCGTCGCGCTGCGGATATTGCTCGATCACGGTATTGACGATGCTCATTCGCCCACATCCTGCATCACAGCGTCATAGCGCGTGGCACGCGTCGTGAGCCGAGTCTTGAGTGCGTTGTACTGCGTAACCGTCAGACCAAACGCCGCACGTACCTGCGCGTCCGTCCATGTGCCGTCGGCGATGCGATTGAGCAGCCAGCGCGCGAGGCGGCCTGCTTCGATCCCCGTCGCCTCGCGGTAGCGTCGCCGAAACTCAGCAGCGAGTTGCGCGCCGGTCGCATGCCGCAGGACGAGCGCCACGCTCAGTCCTCCGTCACTGCCGTCGCCGTCGTGAGCCGCGGCGTGACGCCAGACGACACAGAGATGTTCGGGCTGACTGTGCCGCTGTACAGCAGTACACCCGCGCCGCTAGATGCCGTGCCGAGACCGAAATGCGTGATCGTCGCCGTGCTACCAGTGCAGGCCGGGAAGTCGACATTCGCCGCAGGACTGACGCTGTTGTCGGTGACGGTGAAGCCCACGCCCGAGCGCGCGACGGCAACACGGGCGTACGACGTGTAACTCGTTTCGTTCGTCGTTTGGTCGCCCGTCTCGCCTGGGTCGCTCGTGTGCAGCGACACATAGAGACTACCGGCAGTGGACGAGCCACGGAGCCCCGTCGCGTCGCCGAGGTTGGCGAAATTGGTGTTCTTGAAAATGAGTTCAAGAATCCCGTTTTCGAGGCTGTTGGACTTGCTCATCAGCGCCCTCTCTGCAGTCGAAACCGAAAGTCGCGCTCGAACAGCGCCGGCATGGCCGTCGTCGTCAGGCGGATGACTTCCTGCGTAAAAATTGACGTGGCTTCCGGCTCGATCGGAATCTTCACGCGGTCGATGGGGAGCCGTGGCGCGCGCTGGCCGCCAGTCACGCGACGCTCCATGATCAATTCCTTGCCGTTACGCATCGTTGCGCGGAAGGCATGCGGATAGCGCTGGCCGGCTGCGCTGATCCCGCCCTTCTTCAGGCCGCGAGTCGTCAGCGTGTCGATCGGGACGCCGGCCGTCAGCACGACAAGGCGAGCAGACAGCGTGCGGAAGTTCGCGCGCACGAGGCGCGTGCGGCCGCGGATAGTCCGCGACGGAATGCGGGTGGCCGCCACCAGTCGGCGAATGCTGGCCGTCTGCGCCTGCTGTGCCGTCCGGTTGATCGCGAACACAGCCGAACGCTTGGCTAGCTTCGGCGCTTCCTCAAGGGCTTTGCGCAGCGCCTTGTCGTCGAACTTGATGCTGAGCCCGACGGCCATTACAGGCCCTCCGGGTAGCGGCCAGGAATGCCGAGGCAGCGCGATGCGACTTGCGCGCGAGTCCGCGCCATGTCCAGATTGCCGTCCCGGCTGCGGCGATAGCAGGAGTCGCGACGGAACGCGCCGATGTCCCACTTGCCGTTGTACATGTAGTCGCCGAAGTAGTCGGCGATTTCGTCGCCGAGGTCGGTGCCGCCCCCCGCGCCAGGGCTGCCCGCGCTGAGGCGGAACCCCTCCACCGTCGTGGGGTTGGGGCCGCCGAGGAAGAGGGGGTCGATAGTCAGTCCGCTCGTCTGCGTGAAGCCCTCGACCAAAGTCGCGCAGCCCTGAATAAGATTGCGCGACTCGGTGACATACGCGCTCGACCCGTCAACGTCCATGCACTTGTTTGCGTTACCGACAATGACGTTATTCCGCAGCACGTTGGGTGTCGTCGTGCCTGCGCCGCCGTCTAGCTGCACCACGTCTGAGCCTTGATCTGTGCCCGTGCCGTAGGGGTTGAGGTTGACGAATGTGTTATTGAAAAAGCTGTTGTTGTCGCTCACACCGTGGACGTGCAGGGCGTTGTCCCCATTGGCCCACGAGATGGACGAGCGAAGCACGCCGCCCGCGGTGTCGTTCAAGTAGACACCGGCGATGTCGTTGTCCGTCGCGCGGATGCGCTCACCGATCCAGTTGGTCGAGCACTCGTCCGGATAGAACCCGGAAGCGTCCGCCGTCTGCACGTCGTTTTGGCGACCGCCTCGGAGATAAACGTCGTGCGTGTAGGTGCCGTCCGTTGTAACAGGGCACGCGCCGATTGTGCCTTGGCCGCCTATATGAATGCCTACGGGGGCCGCGAATGAGGCAGTCGTCATGATCTCGGTGATTTCCGTACCATCGACGTCGTTCTGCACGTTGATGCAAGA is from Candidatus Flexicrinis affinis and encodes:
- a CDS encoding right-handed parallel beta-helix repeat-containing protein, coding for MASIRMRWAFLALLLFPLWAGAATYYVRPACANNGNGTTEECAASGGGTGAYNVMSSIASTADGQVELARGNTVYLIGSQTAAWNPGGVGTGDGASDFILRGDHPAGAGGFDGQGSVSILTNIGGASRNNITFRNLYLRNATGNCAVIGNAVNTSTDIEFIGITIDNCGTSGLQLTGPLASPVIQGITCSRIGDADDEAVSCVNATPAAGVSITGLIVDDINCAGNAKGRYCVNLYPPTTGGATGTIPSAYIGDVECSGEFYLSCINVQNDVDGTEITEIMTTASFAAPVGIHIGGQGTIGACPVTTDGTYTHDVYLRGGRQNDVQTADASGFYPDECSTNWIGERIRATDNDIAGVYLNDTAGGVLRSSISWANGDNALHVHGVSDNNSFFNNTFVNLNPYGTGTDQGSDVVQLDGGAGTTTPNVLRNNVIVGNANKCMDVDGSSAYVTESRNLIQGCATLVEGFTQTSGLTIDPLFLGGPNPTTVEGFRLSAGSPGAGGGTDLGDEIADYFGDYMYNGKWDIGAFRRDSCYRRSRDGNLDMARTRAQVASRCLGIPGRYPEGL
- a CDS encoding phage tail protein, with the translated sequence MAVGLSIKFDDKALRKALEEAPKLAKRSAVFAINRTAQQAQTASIRRLVAATRIPSRTIRGRTRLVRANFRTLSARLVVLTAGVPIDTLTTRGLKKGGISAAGQRYPHAFRATMRNGKELIMERRVTGGQRAPRLPIDRVKIPIEPEATSIFTQEVIRLTTTAMPALFERDFRFRLQRGR